The window cgaccaaaagaccggcgaccaaaaggccggcgaccaaaagaccgcgatcaaaagacaggcgaccaaaacaccgcgaccaaaagaccggcgaccaaaacaccgcgaccaaaacaccgccgaccaaaacaccgcgaccaaaacaccggcgaccaaaagaccgtcgaccaaaacaccgcgaccaaaacaccgcgaccaaaacaccgcgaccaaaacaccgcgaccaaaagaccgcgaccaaaagaccgccgaccaaaagaccggcgaccaaaagaccggcgaccaaaagaccggcgaccaaaaggccggcgaccaaaaggccggcgaccaaaaggccggcgaccaaaagaccggcgaccaaaagaccggcgaccaaaagaccggcgaccaaaagaccggcgaccaaaaggccggcgaccaaaaggccggcgaccaaaagaccggcgaccaaaagaccggcgaccaaaagaccggcgaccaaaagaccgcgaccaaaagaccgtgaccaaaagaccgcgaccaaaagactggcgaccaatcgaccgcacacggcaacttatagtccgcaaaatatGGTCGTTAAACAATTTGCTTAAgaggaccccccaaaaaaatgatatttacttATAGTTGACATGATTTTTATTCTTGTCCAGGTGATGTTTTCCTTCGAGTCTGGCCGCCGCTGTGACTCCGGTCCCGGCGCCTTCACCTTTGACACCAAGCAAGGCAACGAGATCTTCACCCTGGTGGACCAGGCCATCAAGTCTCAGAAAGCCCTGGCCGAGGAGCGACCCGTTAGCTGCCCCATCTACTTCGACCCGGAGTGTCCGCCCTCGCTACAGCACGTCCGCGGCCAaggtgcggcggcggcggcggcgacgggcaGCGGCGACAGCAGCAGCTGCAGCAGCTGGGAGGCCGACGGCGACTCCGCCGGGAGCAAACCGGGCTCCGCCGACGGCGTCCTCGGCAAGCGGGAAGGCGGAGACTTAGGAGGCGGGGCCAAGGGGCACGCCGGCCGCGGCGCCGAGAAGCACAAAGGGAGAAGTTTACCGGAACTGCCGGGAATTCTGGGTCACGCCGGCGGAGGAAAAACGCCTCCGCGCTCCCCGAAAGGTCAGGGGAACGACAAGCGCACATCCTCGGCCGACCAGCAGGCGGCGCTTTACTCCGAGCCGGCCGATTCCGTCCGTCTCCCCTCGCATTTAGCCGACGGGCTCTACTCGGACCCCGTGGACAGCATCGCGTCCTCGTCGCCGGCGCTTCGCCTGCGACCGCCGGCGGACGAGTCCCTGGGGGGTCCTCACAGGAAATCCCAAGACCTGTACTCGCACGTTTACGACCACATCAGTCTGAAGCTGAGCCAGAAGACCGCCGGACTGAGTCTGAACGGCGCCGGAAGCGGCGCGAGAAACGTCGGCAGGGCCGCCAACGCCAACAAGCCGACCCTCGGCGGTCCACTCAAGGGAGCTCCGCCCTCTTCTCAAGAGCACATTTACGACGAACCGGAAGGACGCGCCACGGGGGTTTTCAGCGCGGCTATTTACGACGAAGCGCGTTTGGAACCACACGGCTCGAAGAGGCTAGAGGACGCCGCTGCCCCTTCAGGATCGGAGGGAAACTACAGCACCAGCTTCCAGGGGAAGTTGACAGAGTTCCAAAAACAGTTTCCGGCTCCAAGGTGGCCCAAACCGGTCACCGCTCCCAAACCCAGTGGCCTCCATTTTGCTCGGAAAGACCCCATCCCTTCGCCTTCGTCGACGCATTACGACCCGCTGGACAacgccaacaacaacaacaacaacaacattcgcGGACAGGACGCCGAACTGTACAGCAAAGTCTGTAAACCTTCCAAATTGCAGTCGCATCCGTCCAAGCCCAAACCAATCAGCTCGCCCGATATCATTTATGACAACTTGGGGAGTATTTGACCGCCAACCTTTgcccccccacccaaaaaaacccCAGTTTCCTGCGAGAAATAAAAACGGAAATGCAGGCGGAAGTTGTTGACTCTTTTCTGATGGTATCTTCATATCTTTGGATTTCCGGTAATATCCTGTTTATCTGTCAAAAGCAGCTGCGCTGTCTGTAAACTGTAAATATGGCAACAATAAAAAAGATTGAATTCTATGTCAATGATTCCCTTTGAACAGACTTTTGCTTGCGAGGCGAATGAGTCTGAGTCTGACCTCATCGTCAACTTCCCGTTCCCCGCCACGCTCTGTTTTTCCGCTTTCTAACCACTTCACAACAAGTAcgttttttctccttttcttcaCTCTCTTTTGCACTTTCTTGGCCTTGACTGGGAGTCGCGTAAAAAATGGGGAATGGACGTGAGCTGGGAACATGAGGGCGGGTCTACCAGAAAGcaaaaacaacgaaaaaaaaataggctagACCCGGACACGATAAAAACTGGCAAGAAATCGCGCTATGTGTCACTTGGCCTGAAACAGGGACAAAGTGTTCCATTCGTGGTTCTAGTCTTGGATATACTTCCTTACTctgctttttatttcttcaacTGCTTGTGTGCATGCTTTGAGAACAATGGGACTTCAACCATATAGTTATACTATATACACcatacagtggcggtccgtgcattttctcgtagcgccttcaatgggtaaaatccacttcctagcagcatttaattattaaatacaaatactggagcttttcagacattacaaccgggccaggggggtgattttcccggaaaaagacagcgatggacgtcaatggcgaaacggcaaaaattgcactaaaatggggaaaaatccacttgctagcagcatttagtgattaaatacaaacactggagcttaaatacaaacactggagcttttcagatatcagaaccgggcccacaattgatatattatttaggaatatagccatattttactcaccaaaaatcctttttaactgtacacactatccatccttcttttctatcgctatcgaagctaatgctgaaagtcgagcctgtcctgtcatatttctggcatagtccgtcttgaaaatggctttaaatcaacacaacaatatatttgcttgtgcagctagctccagatagtttggtagctaatcatagttggtgaaagcgatgacgtatccctacacctgtgacaatgcattgtggtgttgccaactcgaaatctgattggttaaagcaacagtcttatcgacgcttgtttaaagcggcagagcccgcagaactgattgtgaaggccctgaggcagatttctgaccctggcaacaaataatagctgaaatgtgatttggTTAGAtgctttaaatatgaaaacacacatctggaagcagcgcaaccaggggaaaaacaatgaaagtaagctgacagacaatttggaattatttaataagtatcattgaacaaaacaattaacatcagtctgtgattcagatatttttaggccagcagagaaggccttgcaggccctgacggtccaccactgtactatatacaccatattttctcggatataagccgcacccttaaaattgccttaaaaccattgaattttccaatttctctcgtataagacgccccctgttgcctgcacgtagacaaattcaaaaaggaagtcacttgagcagtacaaccaggaagtgtgtccgtagcggtctagttttcaccaagtttACGGTAAACTACGATAACGTGggggcgccctgagcgagcaatggcaggcataagtgagttttttttacgttctatgcaagatacggttcattttttttccttgcatttaatttttaggcgtaccctcaattcaatcatcatttttaatgacaaatatgcgagaaaattctgtatatatttttttagatggtaTATATGGATATcagacatttgaaatatttgccaGTTTCCTGCTTAGATCCAAAaattgtgtacatttttttactggTTTTGCATATCAGGTGTTgggttttttcaaaataaaggaacATTTGATGTGTCGTCATGTTATTTACTCCACCTGCAAACTACTAAAAGCAGTAAATATGGTTCTGAAATGTTATATTAAATGTGGAAATAGAGTGATACTCAAAATAGTGTTTAATGCACTGTGTCTCTATGCacacttttcaccaatctggtgtccaatcagttgattgcaatcAGA is drawn from Stigmatopora argus isolate UIUO_Sarg chromosome 20, RoL_Sarg_1.0, whole genome shotgun sequence and contains these coding sequences:
- the dok1b gene encoding docking protein 1b produces the protein MDTHIKEGRLYVQHQKFGKKWKKNWLVLYPASQNGIARLEFFDSVGVGNSSGGNSNEKTRKLDKKIIRLSECISILPALTENCPKDNMAAFCVETNDKTHVFAAEKNVAKDWMETMCDIAFQGGLGANGESEGGSQDLMMSENLIYYSRQQTNEFWVSVQRTEASERCGLAGNYWLKAESNVLILKEPKTKRNVLVWPYKLLRRYGRDRVMFSFESGRRCDSGPGAFTFDTKQGNEIFTLVDQAIKSQKALAEERPVSCPIYFDPECPPSLQHVRGQGAAAAAATGSGDSSSCSSWEADGDSAGSKPGSADGVLGKREGGDLGGGAKGHAGRGAEKHKGRSLPELPGILGHAGGGKTPPRSPKGQGNDKRTSSADQQAALYSEPADSVRLPSHLADGLYSDPVDSIASSSPALRLRPPADESLGGPHRKSQDLYSHVYDHISLKLSQKTAGLSLNGAGSGARNVGRAANANKPTLGGPLKGAPPSSQEHIYDEPEGRATGVFSAAIYDEARLEPHGSKRLEDAAAPSGSEGNYSTSFQGKLTEFQKQFPAPRWPKPVTAPKPSGLHFARKDPIPSPSSTHYDPLDNANNNNNNNIRGQDAELYSKVCKPSKLQSHPSKPKPISSPDIIYDNLGSI